The following are from one region of the Francisella opportunistica genome:
- the dcd gene encoding dCTP deaminase yields the protein MTIKSDKWIKKMSQEHKMIEPFEAGQVKVVNNQKIVSYGTSSYGYDVRCADEFKIFTNINSSIVDPKDFNDKNFVDFKGDVCIIPPNSFALARTVEKFKIPRDTLVVCLGKSTYARCGIIVNVTPLEPEWQGYVTLEFSNTTPLPAKIYANEGVAQMLFFQSDEECETSYADKGGKYQGQVGVTLPKC from the coding sequence GTGACGATAAAATCAGATAAATGGATAAAAAAAATGTCTCAAGAGCATAAGATGATAGAGCCTTTTGAGGCAGGCCAAGTAAAAGTTGTTAATAACCAAAAAATTGTTTCTTATGGAACTTCAAGCTATGGTTATGATGTACGTTGTGCAGATGAGTTTAAAATATTTACAAATATAAATTCTTCAATAGTTGACCCTAAAGATTTTAATGATAAAAATTTTGTCGATTTCAAAGGCGATGTTTGTATAATTCCACCAAATTCTTTTGCTTTAGCGCGTACAGTTGAGAAATTTAAAATCCCAAGAGATACGTTAGTAGTCTGTTTAGGTAAATCCACTTACGCAAGGTGCGGTATCATAGTAAATGTCACTCCTCTTGAGCCAGAATGGCAAGGCTATGTGACATTAGAGTTCTCAAATACAACGCCGCTACCTGCCAAAATCTATGCAAATGAAGGCGTGGCTCAAATGTTATTCTTCCAATCTGATGAGGAGTGTGAAACTTCTTATGCTGACAAAGGTGGTAAATACCAAGGTCAAGTTGGTGTTACACTACCTAAATGCTAA
- a CDS encoding endonuclease domain-containing protein gives MSTKLPYNSKLKQRAKELRQAGNLSEVLLWNKLKNKQLLNLDFNRQKIIGNYIVDFYCPSLNIVIEVDGSSHNDKFEYDEQRQVYLESLGLHVERILDEDVKFNIEGVLFYLEGKLQKLKVLPRQSSDCHPFNTWENF, from the coding sequence ATGAGTACCAAATTACCTTATAACTCCAAATTAAAGCAAAGAGCAAAAGAATTGCGCCAAGCAGGCAATTTATCAGAAGTATTATTGTGGAATAAACTTAAAAATAAGCAGTTATTAAATTTAGACTTTAATCGTCAAAAAATAATAGGTAATTACATAGTAGATTTTTATTGTCCTAGTTTGAATATAGTAATAGAAGTAGATGGTTCTAGTCACAATGATAAATTTGAATATGATGAACAGAGGCAAGTTTATTTAGAAAGTTTAGGTTTACATGTTGAGAGAATATTAGATGAAGATGTTAAATTTAATATCGAAGGAGTATTATTTTATTTAGAGGGTAAACTACAAAAGTTAAAAGTATTACCCCGTCAGTCTAGCGACTGCCACCCCTTCAACACTTGGGAGAATTTTTAG
- a CDS encoding Mrp/NBP35 family ATP-binding protein codes for MVRIENVVKRKVQQVQKLLPNIKNIILVASGKGGVGKSTVTANLAVSFAKMGAKVGILDADIYGPSQPTLLNLKQNPQTTDKKKIIPLERYGVKMISIGNLIDSESAIIWRGPIVSRALMQLLNDTDWGDIDYLFLDLPPGTGDIQLTISKNMPVTGAVIVTTPQDLSLIDARRALAMFQKVDIKTLGVVENMSYYICPKCGNSEHIFGEDGAHLLCGKNNIKFLGNLPLHKDIRENADNGKPYVSLDKDDIINTSYMVVAENILNEIEKLPKASSLDSIGVKLEN; via the coding sequence ATGGTAAGAATTGAAAATGTCGTTAAGAGAAAAGTTCAACAAGTACAAAAACTTTTACCTAATATCAAAAATATTATCTTAGTTGCCTCTGGAAAAGGAGGTGTAGGTAAGTCTACTGTAACAGCAAATTTAGCAGTTAGCTTTGCAAAAATGGGAGCAAAAGTTGGTATTTTAGATGCAGATATTTATGGTCCAAGCCAGCCGACTCTGCTAAATCTTAAGCAAAATCCACAAACTACGGATAAGAAAAAGATTATTCCACTAGAGCGTTACGGAGTTAAGATGATTTCTATCGGTAATCTAATAGACTCTGAATCAGCAATAATTTGGCGTGGCCCTATAGTATCTCGAGCGCTAATGCAACTTTTAAATGATACAGATTGGGGTGATATAGATTATTTATTTTTAGATTTACCGCCTGGAACGGGTGATATCCAATTAACTATATCAAAAAATATGCCAGTGACAGGTGCTGTGATTGTTACGACTCCTCAAGATTTATCGTTAATCGATGCAAGGAGAGCTTTAGCAATGTTTCAAAAAGTTGATATCAAAACTTTGGGTGTAGTAGAAAATATGAGTTACTACATTTGTCCTAAATGTGGTAACAGTGAACATATTTTTGGTGAGGATGGTGCTCATCTTTTATGTGGCAAAAATAATATTAAATTTTTAGGTAATTTACCGTTACATAAAGATATTCGTGAGAATGCTGATAATGGTAAACCTTATGTTAGTTTAGACAAGGATGATATTATAAATACGAGTTATATGGTTGTAGCTGAAAATATCTTAAATGAAATTGAGAAATTACCTAAAGCAAGTAGTTTAGATTCTATTGGTGTTAAATTAGAAAATTAA